Within Sphingobium sp. SCG-1, the genomic segment TGGCGCGCCGCTCTCGCTTCGGCTGGATGATGTCCGCTGTAATGTTCATCGCCTTTGTTGGCTTTACGATGTTGGTAGCGTTCGGCAAAGAATGGCTGGCCACGCCGATCGGGCATGGCGTCACCTCTGTAGGCATACCTGTCGGGCTAGGCCTGATCGCTCTCGCCGTTCTGCTGACCGCCATTTACGTCGTGCGAGCCAATACTGTGTTCGACCGCGAAATGATGGCAATCCTGAAGGATGCGCGCCAGTGAAGGTCGCGCGCGCCGTGATCGTCGCACTCGCCCTGCTACCGCTCCCGGCCTATGCCGCGGCATTGGAAGGGGAGGCTGAGCGCCAGCCCATGAACTGGGTCGCGATCGGCATGTTCACGCTGTTCGTCGCGCTCACGCTCTCGATTACCAAAAAGGCCGCCCAGCGTACGAAGACCGCGGCGGACTTCTACACGGCGGGCGGGGGAATCTCCGGATTCCAGAACGGGCTGGCGATGGCCGGAGACTATATGTCCGCGGCGTCCTTTCTCGGCATCTCGGCGCAGATTTTCAACGATGGCTATGATGGGCTGATCTATTCGACCGGCTTCCTTGTCGGGTGGCCGATCCTGCTGTTCCTGATGGCAGAGCGGCTGAGAAACCTTGGCAAATACACGTTTGCCGACGTCGCCTCATATCGTTTTGCCCAGCCGCCGGTGCGCAGCTTCGCAGCAGGCAGTACATTGCTCGTCGTGTCCTTCTATCTCATCGCGCAGATGGTTGGCGCGGGGCAGTTGATCAAGCTGCTGTTCGGCCTGCCCTACACCTACGCCGTCATCATCGTTGGTGCCCTGATGATGCTGTACGTCCTGTTCGGAGGCATGCGCGCAACGACCTGGGTGCAGATTATCAAGGCGGTGATGCTCCTCGCAGGGGCGACGTTCATGGCTATCATGGTCCTTGCGCAGTTTGGCTTTTCGCCCGAAGCGTTGTTCCGCCGCGCTGTCACGGTGAAGACCGATCTCGCACTTGCCGCCGGATCGTCCCCGGGCGAAGCGGCCGTAAAGGGCAGGTCGATCATGAGGCCCGGCAATTTCATCAAGGACCCCATCTCCGCCATTTCCTTCGGTTTGGCGCTGATGTTGGGCACGGCAGGCTTGCCCCATATATTGATGCGTTTCTTCACCGTCCCCAATGCGAAGGAGGCGCGCAAGTCCGTGCTCTGGGCAACGTCCTGGATCGGTTATTTCTACGTGCTGACTTTCATCATCGGTTTTGGCGCGATTGTGCTGGTCGCAACGGAACCAGGCTATCTCGACGGTGGTGGCATGTTGCGGGGCGGTGGCAACATGGCTGCCATCCATCTCGCGCACGCAATTGGCGGCAATCTGTTCCTCGGCTTCATATCCGCTGTCGCCTTTGCCACCATTCTTGCGGTAGTGGCAGGCTTGACACTCTCAGCCGCGTCCGCCGTCAGCCACGATGTCTATGCCACGGTTCTTCGCAAGGGGAAGGCAGACTCTGCCAGCGAGTTGAAGGTCTCACGGATTACTACACTCGCATTGGGGACTATGGCGATCTTGCTGGGCATCGCTTTTGAAAAGCAGAATGTGGCGTTTATGGTCAGCCTCGCCTTTGCGCTTGCAGCATCCGGCAATTTCCCGGTGCTGA encodes:
- a CDS encoding DUF485 domain-containing protein — protein: MEKALIEAIKQHPRYNGLVARRSRFGWMMSAVMFIAFVGFTMLVAFGKEWLATPIGHGVTSVGIPVGLGLIALAVLLTAIYVVRANTVFDREMMAILKDARQ
- a CDS encoding cation acetate symporter, whose translation is MKVARAVIVALALLPLPAYAAALEGEAERQPMNWVAIGMFTLFVALTLSITKKAAQRTKTAADFYTAGGGISGFQNGLAMAGDYMSAASFLGISAQIFNDGYDGLIYSTGFLVGWPILLFLMAERLRNLGKYTFADVASYRFAQPPVRSFAAGSTLLVVSFYLIAQMVGAGQLIKLLFGLPYTYAVIIVGALMMLYVLFGGMRATTWVQIIKAVMLLAGATFMAIMVLAQFGFSPEALFRRAVTVKTDLALAAGSSPGEAAVKGRSIMRPGNFIKDPISAISFGLALMLGTAGLPHILMRFFTVPNAKEARKSVLWATSWIGYFYVLTFIIGFGAIVLVATEPGYLDGGGMLRGGGNMAAIHLAHAIGGNLFLGFISAVAFATILAVVAGLTLSAASAVSHDVYATVLRKGKADSASELKVSRITTLALGTMAILLGIAFEKQNVAFMVSLAFALAASGNFPVLILSLLWKGCTTRGVAIGGTVGLLTAFTLTILSPAIWVNVFHMTNAPFPYASPAIFSVPAGFLAIWLISLLDTGTRAAIDKAGYEAQRIRSETGVGAATASADH